Proteins encoded in a region of the Leifsonia sp. PS1209 genome:
- a CDS encoding DsbA family oxidoreductase has protein sequence MEQNSTAEQDQIVVEVWADLGCPWCYVGKHRLQRAIDARPDAGRFQLKIRSFELNPDAPKEPEPIAAAFMRTHGGDPSAVLQAERRIQGIANREGLEFDLGRKNANTFDLHRVMHFAEQSGRGFEFFSRLQDRFFSGEIDPYDADTVVEVARSLGLDGDRVREVLAGDEFADDVVADVSEGAALGAQGVPFTVFGRRIAASGAQSVAVYGQALDQLTASAQAPAASG, from the coding sequence GTGGAACAGAACAGCACGGCCGAACAGGACCAGATCGTCGTCGAGGTCTGGGCGGACCTCGGGTGCCCCTGGTGCTACGTCGGCAAGCATCGGCTCCAGCGCGCGATCGACGCCAGGCCGGATGCGGGACGATTCCAGCTCAAGATCCGCTCGTTCGAACTGAACCCGGACGCGCCGAAGGAGCCGGAGCCCATCGCCGCTGCGTTCATGCGCACGCACGGAGGCGACCCATCGGCCGTCCTCCAGGCGGAGAGGCGCATCCAGGGCATCGCGAACCGCGAAGGCCTGGAGTTCGACCTCGGCAGGAAGAACGCCAACACGTTCGACCTGCACCGCGTGATGCACTTCGCCGAGCAGTCCGGCCGGGGGTTCGAGTTCTTCTCCCGGCTCCAGGACCGGTTCTTCTCCGGCGAGATCGACCCGTACGACGCGGACACTGTCGTCGAAGTCGCGCGCTCCCTCGGCCTCGACGGCGACCGCGTGCGTGAGGTCCTCGCCGGCGACGAGTTCGCCGACGATGTCGTGGCCGATGTCTCCGAGGGCGCCGCGCTAGGCGCCCAGGGGGTGCCGTTCACGGTCTTCGGCCGCCGGATCGCGGCGTCGGGCGCTCAGTCCGTCGCCGTCTACGGTCAGGCTCTCGACCAGCTCACCGCGAGCGCGCAGGCACCGGCCGCATCGGGCTAG
- a CDS encoding helix-turn-helix domain-containing protein, with amino-acid sequence MARARTISGPCQAWPEESAFIREVLDRIGEKWTVLIISTLGSGPLRYSDLQASIPGISQRMLTVTLKALERDGLLTRTAYAEVPPRVEYELTPLGRSLLEAVMTLAGWAATHHEDVAASRRAHELTGVGREKSARPSPMRPVPARSR; translated from the coding sequence ATGGCACGAGCCAGGACGATCAGCGGGCCCTGTCAGGCCTGGCCGGAGGAGAGCGCCTTCATCCGTGAGGTGCTCGACCGGATCGGGGAGAAGTGGACGGTCCTGATCATCAGCACGCTGGGCTCCGGTCCGCTGCGATACTCCGATCTGCAGGCGAGCATCCCGGGCATCTCGCAGCGGATGCTCACGGTGACGTTGAAGGCTCTGGAACGCGATGGGCTCCTCACCCGCACGGCATACGCCGAGGTCCCGCCGCGGGTCGAGTACGAGCTGACACCCCTGGGCCGGTCACTGCTGGAGGCCGTGATGACCCTCGCCGGCTGGGCGGCCACCCACCACGAGGACGTGGCCGCCAGCCGCCGCGCGCACGAGCTGACCGGCGTCGGCAGGGAGAAGTCCGCCAGGCCTAGCCCGATGCGGCCGGTGCCTGCGCGCTCGCGGTGA
- a CDS encoding SDR family NAD(P)-dependent oxidoreductase gives MPTIAIVGAGSGLGLSIARVFGSQGFSVALVSRTQAKLDDLAAQLTAAGIDAAGFAADVMDPASVAAAFGRITERFGPVDVLEYSPAPHNPVPGLRNAIALEADRDSIQPQLDYYLYGGIAATEQVLPGMIERGAGTILYTTGGSSMDPLAGHADFAATAIGSGALRTYALTLHRATAGTGVYVAHVPIFAWIGAGGPETQPDTIAQHYWNLHTTRDGAELPYAAA, from the coding sequence ATGCCCACCATCGCCATCGTCGGAGCCGGATCCGGTCTCGGACTGTCCATCGCCAGAGTCTTCGGAAGCCAGGGCTTCTCCGTGGCCCTCGTCTCCCGCACGCAAGCGAAGCTCGACGACCTCGCCGCCCAGCTGACCGCCGCCGGTATCGACGCGGCCGGCTTCGCCGCCGACGTCATGGACCCCGCCTCCGTCGCCGCAGCATTCGGACGCATCACGGAGCGCTTCGGCCCCGTCGACGTGCTCGAGTATTCGCCCGCCCCGCACAACCCCGTGCCCGGGCTGCGGAACGCGATCGCCCTCGAAGCCGACCGCGACAGCATCCAGCCGCAGCTCGACTACTACCTCTACGGCGGCATCGCGGCGACAGAGCAAGTTCTCCCCGGCATGATCGAGCGCGGCGCGGGGACCATCCTCTACACGACGGGAGGATCGTCCATGGACCCGCTGGCCGGACACGCCGACTTCGCCGCCACCGCCATCGGATCCGGCGCCCTGCGCACCTACGCACTCACTCTCCACCGGGCCACTGCCGGAACCGGCGTCTACGTCGCCCACGTGCCGATCTTCGCCTGGATCGGAGCCGGCGGCCCGGAGACCCAGCCGGACACCATCGCCCAGCACTACTGGAACCTCCACACCACCCGCGACGGGGCGGAGCTGCCGTACGCCGCCGCGTAA
- the acnA gene encoding aconitate hydratase AcnA gives MSAVNSFGAKDTLTVGSTDYQVFRIDKVDGYKRLPFSLKVLLENLLRTEDGANITADHIQALAGWDPAAEPDTEIQFTPARVIMQDFTGVPCIVDLATMREAVSALGGDPKKINPLAPAEMVIDHSVIADLFGTENALERNTDIEYERNGERYQFLRWGQTAFDDFKVVPPGTGIVHQVNIEYLARVTMTREVGGELLAYPDTCVGTDSHTTMVNGLGVLGWGVGGIEAEAAMLGQPVSMLIPKVVGFKLTGAIPTGVTATDVVLTITQMLRKHGVVGKFVEFYGAGVAEVPLANRATIGNMSPEFGSTAAMFPIDDVTLDYLRLTGRSEEQIKLVEEYSKLQTLWHDASVEPVFSEYLELDLSTVVPSIAGPKRPQDRIELSGAKAQFEKDLVDYAEISHDIVDLTISESFPASDPGELSPEDSRSTHEHHHHSHAPKAASNPTPVTLAENGAEFTIDHGAVAIAAITSCTNTSNPSVMLAAGLLARNAAKKGLKAKPWVKTTLAPGSKVVTDYYEKAGLTSYLEELGFYTVGYGCTTCIGNSGPLIDEISQAVNDNDLAVTAVLSGNRNFEGRINPDVKMNYLASPPLVIAYALAGSMNFDFEVDALGTDADGNDVFLKDIWPDAAEVQETIDSSINEGMFTHEYASVFEGDERWKSLPTPTGSVFEWDEKSTYVRKPPYFDGMTLETTPVTDIAGARVLAKLGDSVTTDHISPAGNIKADSPAGRYLDEHGIERKDFNSYGSRRGNHEVMIRGTFANIRLKNQLLDGVEGGYTRDFTQEGGPQSFIYDASQNYQAQGTPLVIFGGKEYGSGSSRDWAAKGTSLLGVRAVITESFERIHRSNLIGMGVVPLQFPAGESWASLGLDGTEIVSISGLEELNQGTTPKTVHVVAEPSADSPADKQTIEFDAVVRIDTPGEADYYRNGGILQYVLRSLV, from the coding sequence GTGTCTGCGGTAAACAGCTTCGGTGCAAAAGACACCCTGACGGTCGGGTCGACCGACTACCAGGTATTCCGGATCGACAAGGTCGACGGATACAAGAGACTTCCGTTCAGCCTCAAGGTTCTCCTGGAGAACCTGCTGCGCACGGAGGACGGCGCGAACATCACCGCCGACCACATCCAGGCCCTCGCGGGCTGGGACCCGGCAGCGGAGCCGGACACCGAGATCCAGTTCACGCCGGCGCGCGTGATCATGCAGGACTTCACCGGCGTCCCCTGCATCGTCGACCTCGCCACCATGCGTGAGGCCGTCTCCGCGCTCGGCGGTGACCCCAAGAAGATCAACCCGCTCGCTCCGGCCGAGATGGTCATCGACCACTCGGTGATCGCCGACCTGTTCGGCACGGAGAACGCGCTGGAGCGCAACACCGACATCGAGTACGAGCGCAACGGGGAGCGCTACCAGTTCCTCCGCTGGGGCCAGACCGCGTTCGACGACTTCAAGGTCGTCCCGCCGGGAACCGGCATCGTGCACCAGGTCAACATCGAGTACCTGGCGCGCGTCACCATGACCCGCGAGGTCGGCGGCGAGCTCCTGGCGTACCCGGACACCTGCGTCGGCACGGACTCGCACACCACGATGGTCAACGGCCTCGGCGTGCTCGGCTGGGGCGTCGGCGGCATCGAGGCCGAGGCGGCCATGCTCGGCCAGCCCGTCTCCATGCTCATCCCCAAGGTCGTCGGCTTCAAGCTGACCGGCGCCATCCCGACCGGTGTGACCGCGACGGACGTGGTGCTCACCATCACGCAGATGCTGCGCAAGCACGGCGTCGTCGGCAAGTTCGTCGAGTTCTACGGAGCGGGCGTCGCCGAGGTCCCGCTGGCGAACCGCGCGACCATCGGAAACATGAGCCCGGAGTTCGGCTCGACCGCCGCCATGTTCCCGATCGACGACGTGACCCTCGACTACCTGCGCCTCACCGGCCGCAGCGAGGAGCAGATCAAGCTGGTCGAGGAGTACTCGAAGCTGCAGACGCTGTGGCACGACGCCTCCGTCGAGCCGGTTTTCAGCGAGTACCTCGAGCTGGACCTGTCGACGGTCGTCCCGTCGATCGCCGGACCCAAGCGCCCGCAGGACCGCATCGAGCTGAGCGGCGCCAAGGCGCAGTTCGAGAAGGACCTCGTCGACTACGCCGAGATCTCGCACGACATCGTCGACCTGACCATCTCGGAGTCGTTCCCCGCCTCCGATCCCGGCGAGCTGAGCCCGGAGGACTCGCGGAGCACCCACGAGCACCACCACCACAGCCACGCTCCCAAGGCCGCGTCCAACCCGACGCCGGTCACCCTGGCCGAGAACGGCGCGGAGTTCACGATCGACCACGGAGCGGTCGCCATCGCGGCGATCACCTCGTGCACGAACACGTCGAACCCGTCCGTCATGCTCGCGGCCGGGCTGCTCGCCCGTAACGCGGCGAAGAAGGGCCTGAAGGCCAAGCCGTGGGTCAAGACCACGCTGGCTCCCGGATCCAAGGTCGTCACCGACTACTACGAGAAGGCCGGTCTCACCAGCTACCTCGAGGAGCTGGGCTTCTACACGGTCGGCTACGGCTGCACCACCTGCATCGGAAACTCCGGCCCGCTGATCGACGAGATTTCGCAGGCGGTCAACGACAACGACCTCGCCGTCACGGCGGTCCTGTCCGGCAACCGCAACTTCGAGGGCCGCATCAACCCCGACGTGAAGATGAACTACCTGGCGAGCCCGCCGCTGGTGATCGCGTACGCGCTCGCCGGTTCGATGAACTTCGACTTCGAGGTGGATGCGCTCGGCACGGACGCGGACGGCAACGACGTGTTCCTCAAGGACATCTGGCCGGACGCCGCCGAGGTGCAGGAGACCATCGACTCGTCGATCAACGAGGGCATGTTCACCCACGAGTACGCGAGCGTGTTCGAGGGCGACGAGCGCTGGAAGTCGCTGCCGACCCCGACCGGTTCGGTGTTCGAGTGGGATGAGAAGTCCACGTACGTGCGGAAGCCCCCGTACTTCGACGGCATGACGCTGGAGACCACCCCGGTCACCGACATCGCCGGCGCTCGCGTCCTGGCCAAGCTCGGCGACTCCGTCACCACCGACCACATCAGCCCGGCCGGCAACATCAAGGCGGACAGCCCCGCCGGACGCTACCTCGACGAGCACGGCATCGAGCGCAAGGACTTCAACTCCTACGGCTCGCGTCGCGGCAATCACGAGGTGATGATCCGTGGAACGTTCGCGAACATCCGCCTGAAGAACCAGCTGCTCGACGGCGTCGAGGGTGGATACACCCGCGACTTCACGCAGGAGGGCGGCCCGCAGTCGTTCATCTACGACGCGTCGCAGAACTACCAGGCGCAGGGCACCCCGCTGGTCATCTTCGGCGGCAAGGAGTACGGCTCCGGTTCGTCCCGCGACTGGGCGGCGAAGGGCACCAGCCTCCTCGGCGTCCGCGCGGTCATCACGGAGAGCTTCGAGCGCATCCACCGGTCGAACCTGATCGGGATGGGCGTTGTGCCGCTGCAGTTCCCCGCTGGAGAGAGCTGGGCGTCGCTCGGCCTCGACGGCACCGAGATCGTCTCGATCTCCGGGCTCGAGGAGCTGAACCAGGGTACGACGCCGAAGACGGTCCACGTTGTCGCGGAGCCGAGTGCAGACTCGCCCGCCGACAAGCAGACCATCGAGTTCGACGCCGTGGTGCGCATCGACACCCCGGGTGAGGCGGACTACTACCGCAACGGCGGCATCCTGCAGTACGTGCTGCGGAGCCTCGTCTAG
- a CDS encoding HAD-IC family P-type ATPase, translating to MLDARTREGLTSAQVAERHRDGRGNIQRQPSSRSIGDILRENIFTLFNGILTVCFLAVIVLGDLRDGFFYGVVVVNALIGIVQEVRAKVVLDRAALLAAPESRVRRDGAVVTVPVEGVVLDDLLVLRPGDQLPADARVVESTGLSLDESMLTGESDPVFKDEDALLLSGSLVASGTGYAVVTAVGADSYASKLTSEIRRHSLVHSELRDATNRILVYLSWILGPVILITLVGRVFAYGGWSELFVDARWRRALLDAVAAVVGMIPEGLVLLTSLAFGVAAIQLAARKVLVQELAAVEVLARVDVLCLDKTGTLTTGELVFDRTEPAGQDVPEELARIALAAFGADDAGNATSGILSSAFRSDRFRVLKRVPFSSATKYSGLVMTVDGEESSWVLGAPERVLAAHQDELAKANAIAATGQRTLALARSAEPLPPGSHVSLDGRVVHPALLVVLSETVRPEARQTLSYFSEQAVRVVIMSGDNPVTVAAIARTLHLDGEAVDASTLADDAALAEALSTASIFGRVSPEQKRTAVGLLREQGRTVAMTGDGVNDAMAIKDANLGIAMGSATAATKAVSRLVLLDNRFDRLPDVLAFGRRVIANVERVSNIFLAKTVYGIVLALVSAALLLPFPFLPRQLTLVSTLAIGIPSFFLALAPNARIYTPGVLHRVLRYSIPTGLIAGATAIVAYLPLYRSIPLREARSVTTIALFCVSLWILCVLTRPLSGPRLALLGSVAAAMVLVCVIPFTAEFFQMHVPLSPELVWGIAVGAVGAAGIELFYRFAKRRGLVFDRV from the coding sequence ATGCTGGATGCGCGAACCAGGGAGGGGCTGACCAGCGCACAGGTCGCCGAACGTCACAGGGACGGTCGCGGCAACATCCAGCGCCAGCCGAGTTCGCGCTCCATCGGCGACATCCTGCGGGAGAACATCTTCACGCTGTTCAACGGCATCCTCACCGTCTGCTTCCTGGCGGTGATCGTGCTCGGCGACCTGCGCGACGGGTTCTTCTACGGCGTCGTCGTGGTGAACGCGCTGATCGGCATCGTGCAGGAGGTGCGGGCGAAGGTCGTCCTCGACCGCGCAGCACTGCTCGCGGCGCCGGAGAGCAGGGTGCGCAGGGACGGCGCTGTCGTCACCGTGCCGGTGGAGGGCGTCGTGCTCGACGACCTGCTCGTGCTGCGGCCGGGCGACCAGCTCCCCGCCGACGCCCGCGTGGTCGAGAGCACCGGCCTGTCGCTCGACGAGTCGATGCTGACGGGGGAGTCCGACCCGGTCTTCAAAGACGAGGACGCGTTGCTGCTGTCCGGATCGCTTGTCGCCTCCGGCACCGGATACGCGGTCGTCACCGCGGTGGGGGCCGACTCGTACGCGAGCAAGCTGACCAGCGAGATCCGCCGCCACTCGCTCGTGCACTCCGAACTGCGCGACGCGACCAACCGCATCCTGGTGTACCTGTCCTGGATCCTCGGCCCGGTCATCCTGATCACCCTCGTCGGCCGCGTCTTCGCATACGGAGGGTGGAGCGAGCTGTTCGTGGACGCCCGCTGGCGCCGGGCGCTGCTGGACGCGGTCGCCGCCGTGGTCGGGATGATCCCGGAAGGCCTCGTGCTGCTCACCAGCCTCGCCTTCGGGGTCGCCGCCATCCAGCTCGCCGCCCGCAAGGTGCTCGTGCAGGAGCTCGCGGCGGTGGAGGTCCTCGCCAGGGTGGATGTGCTGTGCCTCGACAAGACGGGAACGCTCACAACCGGGGAACTCGTCTTCGACAGGACGGAACCCGCCGGACAGGACGTGCCGGAGGAGCTGGCCAGGATCGCGCTCGCCGCGTTCGGCGCCGACGATGCGGGCAACGCCACATCCGGCATCCTGTCGAGCGCGTTCCGCTCCGATCGCTTCCGGGTGCTGAAGCGGGTGCCGTTCTCGTCGGCCACCAAGTACAGCGGCCTGGTGATGACCGTCGACGGCGAGGAGTCGTCCTGGGTGCTCGGAGCCCCGGAGCGCGTGCTCGCCGCGCACCAGGACGAGCTCGCGAAGGCGAACGCCATCGCGGCCACCGGCCAGCGCACGCTCGCCCTGGCGCGCAGCGCAGAGCCGCTGCCACCCGGCTCGCACGTGTCGCTGGACGGCAGGGTCGTGCATCCCGCACTGCTCGTCGTGCTGAGCGAGACGGTACGGCCGGAAGCACGGCAGACCCTCTCATACTTCAGTGAGCAGGCGGTGCGCGTCGTCATCATGTCCGGCGACAACCCGGTCACCGTCGCCGCGATCGCTCGCACCCTCCACCTCGACGGAGAGGCAGTGGATGCGTCCACCCTCGCCGACGACGCGGCGCTCGCCGAGGCGCTCAGCACCGCCAGCATCTTCGGCAGGGTGAGCCCGGAGCAGAAGCGCACGGCCGTCGGCCTGCTGCGCGAGCAGGGCAGGACCGTGGCCATGACGGGCGACGGCGTCAACGACGCGATGGCGATCAAGGACGCGAACCTCGGGATCGCGATGGGCAGCGCGACGGCGGCGACCAAGGCGGTGAGCAGGCTGGTGCTGCTCGACAACAGGTTCGACCGGCTGCCGGACGTGCTCGCGTTCGGCCGCAGGGTGATCGCGAACGTCGAGCGGGTGTCCAACATCTTTTTGGCGAAGACGGTCTACGGCATCGTGCTCGCGCTGGTGAGCGCCGCCCTGCTGCTGCCGTTCCCGTTCCTCCCTCGCCAGCTGACGCTCGTCTCGACTCTCGCCATCGGCATCCCGTCGTTCTTCCTGGCGCTGGCGCCGAACGCGCGCATCTACACGCCGGGGGTGCTGCACCGCGTGCTCAGGTACTCCATCCCGACCGGGCTGATCGCCGGGGCGACGGCGATCGTGGCGTACCTGCCGCTGTACAGGAGCATCCCGCTGCGGGAGGCGAGGAGCGTGACCACCATCGCGCTGTTCTGCGTGTCGCTCTGGATCCTCTGCGTGCTGACCAGGCCGCTCAGCGGGCCGAGGCTCGCGCTGCTCGGCTCCGTGGCGGCCGCGATGGTGCTTGTCTGCGTGATCCCGTTCACGGCCGAGTTCTTCCAGATGCACGTGCCGCTGTCGCCCGAGCTGGTCTGGGGGATCGCGGTCGGGGCGGTGGGAGCGGCGGGAATCGAGCTGTTCTACCGGTTCGCCAAGCGGCGTGGCCTGGTCTTCGACCGCGTCTGA
- a CDS encoding DUF3159 domain-containing protein yields MTDRSGREHDDERPSGHPSEQENPAAASIGESIARAAQKSGLGQLADSDTPTGVALLGALGGIRGLAETIIPGLVFLILFTFTKDVPLSIGCSVAVAVIFTAIRIIGKTPVTQAIAGLLGVGISAILALITGRGEDNFILGIWTNAAYGAALLISMLVRLPLIGLAAGYLMGDGLAWRSVRSKFRVMQALTFFWFLLFAARLLVQVPLYLAHTDAATSALALTKLLMGVPLYAPLLLITWFVVRGQFPTPQKKPAEG; encoded by the coding sequence GTGACTGACCGCTCCGGCAGGGAGCACGACGACGAGCGCCCGTCCGGGCACCCGTCCGAGCAGGAGAATCCAGCTGCCGCGTCCATCGGCGAGTCCATCGCCCGGGCAGCGCAGAAGTCCGGGCTCGGGCAGCTGGCAGACAGCGACACACCCACCGGCGTCGCGCTGCTCGGCGCGCTCGGCGGCATCCGCGGCCTGGCCGAGACGATCATCCCGGGCCTCGTCTTCCTGATCCTGTTCACGTTCACCAAGGACGTGCCGCTGTCGATCGGATGCTCGGTGGCCGTCGCGGTGATCTTCACGGCGATCCGCATCATCGGCAAGACGCCCGTGACCCAGGCCATCGCCGGTCTCCTCGGCGTCGGCATCTCCGCCATCCTCGCCCTCATCACCGGGCGGGGAGAGGACAACTTCATCCTCGGGATCTGGACGAACGCCGCATACGGAGCAGCACTGCTGATCTCGATGCTGGTCCGCTTGCCACTGATCGGCCTGGCGGCCGGCTACCTGATGGGCGACGGGCTCGCCTGGCGCAGCGTCCGCAGCAAATTCCGGGTGATGCAGGCGCTCACGTTCTTCTGGTTCCTGCTGTTCGCCGCCCGGCTGCTCGTGCAGGTCCCGCTCTACCTCGCGCACACCGACGCGGCCACGAGCGCCCTCGCGCTCACCAAGCTGCTGATGGGGGTCCCGCTCTACGCGCCGCTCCTCCTGATCACCTGGTTCGTCGTGCGCGGACAGTTCCCGACTCCGCAGAAGAAGCCAGCAGAGGGGTAG
- a CDS encoding DUF3710 domain-containing protein — translation MSDTNDTTGDSWEKSAPEDRATEGPLDESEANPVRPYVDLGGVKILPREGLHLRLEVEEETQRVVAVGLDYANSTLQVQPFAAPRSSGLWHEIREQITEQVNRQGGRTSERDGVFGPELVAEIPVAAPAGGPGETRVARFVGVDGPRWFLRGVIAGDAAIKPDAAALVEDLFRSIVVVRGNSPMPPRDLIPLRMPTAPESGPDSYTSL, via the coding sequence TTGAGCGACACCAACGACACCACCGGCGACAGCTGGGAGAAGTCGGCGCCGGAGGATCGCGCGACGGAGGGCCCGCTCGACGAGAGCGAAGCCAACCCCGTGCGTCCGTACGTCGACCTCGGCGGGGTCAAGATCCTCCCGCGCGAAGGCCTGCACCTCCGCCTCGAGGTCGAGGAGGAGACCCAGCGCGTCGTCGCCGTCGGACTGGACTACGCCAACTCCACACTGCAGGTGCAGCCGTTCGCCGCGCCGCGGTCGAGCGGTCTGTGGCACGAGATCCGCGAGCAGATCACCGAGCAGGTGAACCGCCAGGGCGGCCGCACCTCCGAGCGCGACGGCGTGTTCGGGCCGGAGCTGGTCGCCGAGATCCCCGTCGCCGCCCCAGCGGGCGGTCCGGGCGAGACGCGCGTCGCACGCTTCGTCGGCGTCGACGGACCGCGCTGGTTCCTCCGCGGTGTGATCGCGGGAGACGCGGCCATCAAGCCGGACGCCGCAGCTCTCGTCGAAGACCTCTTCCGCAGCATCGTCGTCGTCCGCGGCAACTCCCCGATGCCGCCGAGGGACCTCATCCCGCTCCGGATGCCGACCGCGCCGGAGTCCGGCCCGGACAGCTACACCTCCCTCTAG
- the dut gene encoding dUTP diphosphatase, with protein sequence MTDTVDVPIIANTLPVYAHPGDAGADLCAAEAVTLAPGQRHTVPTGVSIALPDGFAAFVVPRSGLAAKHGITIVNAPGTVDAGYRGEIRVTVLNTDSSMPYDIAVGDRIAQLIVMPVTRAVFQPVDRLPESHRGTAGFGSSGYRTTQSGEHA encoded by the coding sequence GTGACCGATACCGTTGACGTTCCGATCATCGCGAACACCCTCCCTGTCTACGCCCACCCCGGCGACGCCGGCGCCGATCTGTGCGCGGCGGAGGCCGTCACGCTCGCGCCGGGACAGCGGCACACGGTGCCGACGGGCGTCTCCATCGCCCTCCCGGACGGGTTCGCAGCGTTCGTGGTCCCGCGCAGCGGCCTCGCGGCGAAGCACGGCATCACCATCGTGAACGCGCCGGGCACCGTGGACGCCGGATACCGCGGCGAAATCCGGGTGACCGTACTGAACACCGACAGTTCGATGCCGTACGATATCGCCGTCGGCGACAGGATCGCCCAGCTGATCGTCATGCCGGTCACCAGGGCCGTCTTCCAGCCCGTCGACCGGCTGCCGGAGAGCCACCGCGGAACAGCGGGTTTCGGGTCGTCCGGCTACAGAACCACCCAGTCAGGAGAACACGCTTGA
- a CDS encoding DUF3093 domain-containing protein — MDLYRERLWPAPWLYISTALVIPATILVFAPINMIVGIVLAIVFYLAIVGMIMASAAPVRVTSTELIAGRASIPLEFVGEPTAYTGEDASLQRGRLLDARAWMLIRGWVKPVVKIPVLDASDPAPYWLISTRNPDQLVRVLGEARLAS, encoded by the coding sequence ATGGACCTGTACCGTGAGCGCCTCTGGCCCGCCCCGTGGCTCTACATCTCGACCGCCCTCGTGATTCCCGCGACCATCCTCGTGTTCGCGCCGATCAACATGATCGTGGGCATCGTCCTGGCGATCGTGTTCTACCTGGCGATCGTCGGGATGATCATGGCCTCCGCCGCGCCCGTCAGGGTCACCAGCACCGAGCTGATCGCCGGGCGTGCCAGCATCCCACTCGAGTTCGTCGGGGAGCCGACGGCGTACACCGGGGAGGACGCGTCGCTGCAGCGCGGCCGACTGCTGGATGCGCGCGCCTGGATGCTCATCCGCGGCTGGGTGAAACCCGTGGTCAAGATCCCGGTGCTCGACGCCAGCGACCCGGCGCCGTACTGGCTGATCTCAACAAGAAACCCGGACCAGCTGGTCCGGGTTCTCGGTGAGGCTCGACTCGCGTCGTGA
- a CDS encoding DUF4193 domain-containing protein: MATDYDAPRKTEDDSESIEALKERVPDKMSGVVDVEDADNPGGYELPGADLSDLDLDVVVLPPQADEFTCVNCFLVKHRSQIDHETKLGPICVECAA; the protein is encoded by the coding sequence ATGGCAACGGATTACGACGCACCGCGAAAGACCGAAGACGACTCCGAGTCGATCGAGGCCCTCAAGGAGCGAGTCCCGGACAAGATGTCCGGAGTTGTCGACGTCGAGGACGCGGACAACCCTGGTGGTTACGAGCTTCCCGGAGCCGACCTGTCGGACCTCGACCTGGACGTCGTGGTGCTCCCGCCGCAGGCGGACGAGTTCACCTGCGTGAACTGCTTCCTGGTGAAGCACCGTTCGCAGATCGATCACGAGACGAAGCTCGGACCGATCTGCGTGGAGTGCGCCGCCTAG